A region of Dictyostelium discoideum AX4 chromosome 1 chromosome, whole genome shotgun sequence DNA encodes the following proteins:
- a CDS encoding SET domain-containing protein: MNKKVFLNNYLNERKQLNGNEINNNNNNNNNNNYNNNNNNNNLNKDKDKDKDKERDKDRERIKERTKERGDKERDRDKERDRERKKEKVEKPQVAVLKQSAQHVKQQRLKEKEKGKEKEKDKEKDKEKDKEREREKEKEKEKVKDREKEKEKEKEKEKEKVKDREKVKDREKEKEKEKERDKLKPKDSKIKERDIEKEKVRDREKEREKIRDREKDKNSNNNIIKPKEKKDESIAKTQKNITIKENGNITSSSSISNSSSINNNNNNKIINKSVSTNGNGNSSNSTNNNNSNGSNGVDIKKKPILDSKKRALPSSSSKSQTTSTSTSTSTSKLSKPIVKKKKDSNLKRIKLSNGGVVTKYKRKKSNNDSGSDDSSYDSSDDSSGNDSSSSGSSSSSGSDDSDNSSDDDSDSSDGDSSSDNDDDNDKNSSGSDDDEDGDSSSFDSNYSGSYDSFSDSSECDDSDCSCGKKRKNKPDSSNSKLTNLKKPITNGNTTDNLDNGLTTSSIVVDDQQKITNEYIEKHLNSGKANPDYSDIAVLIQKSRNKKFGFISRNFFIERTEKILYEIDDIDICNCSKSSGSVCGDDCLNRESYVECNIEHCELGKKCTNQRFQRKQYSNIKPAFTGKKGWGLIANEDIEEKQFIMEYCGEVISKQTCLRRMKEAENEKFFYFLTLDSKECLDASKRGNLARFMNHSCDPNCETQKWTVGGEVKIGIFAIKPIPKGTELTFDYNYERFGAQKQECYCGSVNCRGYLGQKSKSSTSTTRPKQITRWKNSIVLNHNHHVKYFLGEPIIPHSNPSSSSSSRSVSTLYNSELSPEMELQLINSKRIFLHRNVRKLKSFYFNVFNYYSSGGGSGGNNKKLINITSTSTSNSSLNSSLNSNIKLKRKNKISDIFNI, encoded by the exons atgaataaaaaggtatttttaaataactatttaaatgaaagaaaacaattgaatggtaatgaaatcaacaataacaacaataacaacaacaataacaattacaacaataataacaataataataatctaaatAAGGATAaggataaagataaagataaagaaagaGATAAAGATAGAGAAAGAATTAAAGAAAGAACTAAAGAAAGAGGTGACAAAGAAAGAGATAGAGATAAAGAAAGAGACAGAgagagaaagaaagaaaaagttgaaaaaccTCAAGTTGCCGTCTTAAAACAAAGTGCTCAACATGTTAAACAACAaagattaaaagaaaaagaaaaaggtaaagaaaaggaaaaagataaagaaaaagataaggaaaaagataaagaaagagaaagagaaaaagaaaaagaaaaagaaaaggtaAAAGatagagaaaaagaaaaagaaaaagaaaaagaaaaagaaaaagaaaaggtaAAAGATAGAGAAAAGGTAAAAGATAGagaaaaggaaaaagaaaaagaaaaagaaagagacaAGCTCAAACCAAAAGATtccaaaattaaagaaagagATATTGAAAAGGAAAAAGTAAGAGatagagaaaaagaaagagaaaaaattAGAGATagagaaaaagataaaaatagtaacaataatattattaaaccaaaagaaaaaaaagatgaaagtATTGcaaaaactcaaaaaaatataacaattaaagaaaatggCAATATAAccagtagtagtagtattagtaatagtagtagtattaataataataataataataaaataataaataagagTGTTAGTAccaatggtaatggtaatagtagtaatagtacaaataataataacagtaatggtagtaatggtgtagatataaaaaagaaaccaatTCTTGACTCAAAGAAAAGGgcattaccatcatcatcatcaaaatctCAAACTACAtcaacttcaacttcaacctcaacttcaaaattatcaaaaccaattgtgaaaaagaaaaaagattcaaatttaaaaaggatTAAACTTTCAAATGGTGGTGTAGTTACAAAATATAAGAgaaagaaatcaaataatgatagtgGTAGCGATGATAGTAGTTATGATAGTAGTGATGATAGTAGCGGTAatgatagtagtagtagtggtagtagcagtagtagtggtagtgatgACAGCGATAATagtagtgatgatgatagtgatAGCAGTGATGGCGATAGTAGTAGTGATAACGATGATGACAATGACAAAAATAGTAGTGGAAGTGATGATGACGAAGATGGTGATTCTAGTAGTTTCGATAGTAATTATAGTGGTTCATATGATAGTTTTAGTGACAGTAGCGAATGTGACGATAGTGATTGTTCAtgtggaaaaaaaagaaaaaataaacccgatagtagtaatagtaaattaacaaatttaaaaaaaccaataaccAATGGTAACACCACCGATAATTTAGACAATGGTttaacaacatcatcaatagTAGTTGACGATCaacaaaaaattacaaatgaatatattgaaaaacatttaaattctGGTAAAGCGAACCCTGACTATTCTGATATTGCTGTCttaattcaaaaatcaaGAAATAAGAAATTTGGTTTCATTTCAAGAA aCTTTTTTATAGAAAGAACAGAGAAAATATTATACgaaattgatgatattgatatttgtaattgttcaAAAAGTAGTGGATCAGTTTGCGGTGATGATTGTTTAAATAGAGAATCATATGTAGAATGTAATATTGAACATTGTGAATTAGGTAAAAAATGTACGAATCAAAGATTTCAAAGAAAacaatattcaaatattaaacctGCATTT aCAGGTAAAAAAGGATGGGGATTAATTGCAAATGAAGACATTgaagaaaaacaatttataatgGAATATTGTGGTGAAGTAATTAGTAAACAAACTTGTTTGAGAAGGATGAAAGAGGCAGAGAatgaaaagtttttttatttccttaCATTAGATTCAAAGGAATGTTTGGATGCAAGTAAGAGGGGTAATTTAGCAAGATTTATGAATCATAGTTGTGATCCAAATTGTGAAACCCAAAAATGGACGGTTGGTGGTGAAGTAAAGATTGGAATTTTCGCAATTAAACCAATACCAAAAGGTACTGAATTAACATTTGATTATAATTATGAAAGATTTGGTGCACAGAAACAAGAATGTTATTGTGGTTCTGTAAATTGTCGTGGTTATTTAGGTCagaaatcaaaatcatcCACTTCTACAACTCGTCCAAAACAAATCACTCGTTGGAAGAATTCAATAGTTTtaaatcataatcatcatgttaaatattttttaggTGAACCAATCATTCCACATTCAAACCCTTCCTCCTCCTCTTCCTCTAGATCAGTATCAACTCTTTATAATAGTGAATTATCACCAGAGATGgaattacaattaattaattcaaaaagaatATTCCTACATAGAAATGTTAGAAAATtgaaatctttttattttaatgtttttaattattatagtagcggtggtggtagtggtggtaataataaaaagttaattaatataacttcaacttcaacttcaaattcatctttaaattcatctttaaattcaaatataaaattaaaaagaaaaaataaaattagtgatatcttcaatatttga
- the H3a gene encoding histone H3 — translation MARTKQTARKSTGAKVPRKHIGSKQAHKQTPVSSSSGGVKKVHRFRPGTVALREIRKYQKSTDLLIRKLPFQRLVREIAQEFKTDLRFQSAAIGALQEASEAYLVGLFEDTNLCAIHAKRVTIMPKDIHLARRIRGERS, via the coding sequence atggCCCGTACAAAACAAACCGCACGTAAATCAACTGGTGCTAAAGTACCACGTAAACACATTGGTTCTAAACAAGCCCATAAACAAACTCCAGTCTCTTCATCAAGTGGTGGTGTAAAGAAAGTACATCGTTTCAGACCAGGTACTGTCGCTCTTAGAGAAATCAGAAAATACCAAAAGAGTACCGATCTCTTAATTCGTAAACTCCCATTCCAACGTTTAGTCAGAGAAATCGCACAAGAATTCAAAACCGATCTTCGTTTCCAATCTGCCGCCATCGGTGCCCTTCAAGAAGCCTCTGAAGCTTACTTGGTTGGTTTATTCGAAGATACCAATTTATGTGCCATCCACGCTAAACGTGTTACTATCATGCCAAAAGATATTCACTTAGCCAGACGTATCAGAGGTGAAAGATCATAA
- a CDS encoding TRAF-type zinc finger-containing protein (meprin and TRAF homology (MATH) domain-containing protein) — MAEYTHYFIQYNLTDIFYEDVNIEKYSCSICYESVYKKEIYQCKEIHWFCKTCWAESLFKKKECMICRCIVKSISELSRNRFIEQDFLNIKVNCPNSFKYIDENKNNNNKIKDLENGCKDIITIGEIEKHLKQCKFTHIKCKFIGCNKIIRLNQVEKHEKEQCEFRLEYCRYCDTDGITSRSLENHYKECPKFIVKCSENGCTVQLERSQLESHIEKQCQMVMIDCPYKIYGCEQSNRFPKSNLTQHLSSINHTLAMGSMIESQSLQIKETNIKYENLLNKINKLEQLETESKCDQLYDKFYQFESKIDKKLNNLQLDLYPKDNQQPQQKEQKEQKEQKEQQERIKFDDLFEKVSKVNSYFINGCLLKYKNRWSISNYLTESRKYRKITSPSFKIYDKKFKLVIYPQGKDDGSYTSLFLKSDSINPIKVFYKFVLLNFKDESKNLIFKNKSIMDKEKSVGCHYFIKSTEPGKKPEVWLKDDSLVIDFSIEVNINNDIKPLES, encoded by the exons ATGGCAGAATATACACATTATTTTATACAATATAATTTAAcagatattttttatgaagatgtaaatattgaaaagtATTCATGTTCAATTTGTTATGAATCagtatataaaaaagaaatttatcaATGTAAAGAAATTCATTGGTTTTGCAAAACATGTTGGGCAGAAtcattgtttaaaaaaaaagaatgtatGATATGTAGATGTATagttaaatcaatttcagaACTATCAAGAAATAGATTCATTGAacaagattttttaaatataaaagttAATTGtccaaattcatttaaatatattgatgaaaataaaaataataataataaaatcaaagatttagaaaatggatgtaaagatattataacaattggtgaaattgaaaaacatttaaaacaatGTAAATTTACACAtataaaatgtaaatttattggatgtaataaaattattagattaAATCAAGTTGAAAAACATGAAAAAGAACAATGTGAATTTAGATTAGAATATTGTAGATATTGTGATACCGATGGTATAACATCAAGATCATTAGAGAATCATTATAAAGAATGTCCAAAGTTTATTGTGAAATGCAGTGAAAATGGATGTACCGTTCAATTGGAGAGATCTCAATTAGAATCACACATTGAAAAACAATGCCAAATGGTAATGATCGATTGTCCATACAAAATATATGGTTGTGAACAATCAAATAGATTcccaaaatcaaatttaactCAACATCTTAGTTCAATTAATCATACACTTGCAATGGGTTCAATGATTGAATCTCAATCATTACAAATCAAAGAAACCAATATCAAATatgaaaatcttttaaataagaTCAATAAACTTGAACAACTTGAAACTGAATCAAAATGTGACCAACTCTATgataaattttatcaatttgaatctaaaattgataaaaaattaaataatcttcaATTAGATTTATATCCAAAAGAtaatcaacaaccacaacaaaaagaacaaaaagaacaaaaagaacaaaaagaacaacaagaaagaattaaatttgatgatttatttgaaaaagtttcaaaagttaattcatattttattaatggtTGTTTacttaaatataaaaatagatggtcaatttcaaattatttaaccGAATCAAGAAAATATAGAAAAATTACTTCtccatcttttaaaatttatgataaaaaatttaaattggtaatttatcCACAAGGTAAAGACGATGGTTCATATActtcactttttttaaaatctgattcaattaatccaattaaagtattttataaatttgttttacttaattttaaagatgaatctaaaaatcttatttttaaaaataaatcaa ttatgGATAAAGAAAAATCAGTTGGTTgtcattattttataaaatcaacaGAACCTGGAAAAAAACCAGAAGTTTGGTTAAAAGATGATAGTTTAGTTATAGACTTTTCAATTGaagttaatattaataacgaTATTAAACCATTAGAatcataa
- a CDS encoding hypothetical protein (Similar to Orgyia pseudotsugata multicapsid polyhedrosis virus (OpMNPV). hypothetical 29.3 kDa protein (ORF92)), which yields MFPSNKNLLQLSQQQHKQSIQQQQQQIHQVQQAHQIRQQQAQQAQQNAFNIQYKDLTPQQKELLKVHNSIVSDLNNHTNNNNLNKSSSSIQKKPQQQKQQQAQTQQAQTQQQQHLHQQQQHLNNQLFQQQQQAQQQAQQQAQQQQAQQQQAQQQQALQQQGQQQQPQQPRPLHSSYIPSVYIQAKQVVNEIVVNFDEDMQNILGATCLDYLNINFNFEQLVDHILSSEPTDYFGILGIKYSFACQSTIKNAFNTILAIIGQNNVKPRYREAHTRVLIAYDKINSDTKKLAAVFSHKVTCPNCKQYCFISEGVDKFLAHYVATCHSCSKNFLYQSCYYCKASYSIPESPKSVSGSCVCVICRETIYISTWYERRTRIASEVQTFYKQKRYRAEEIKLLLTKLTNWRKTKLAECIIALESIHPFEKSPEFYEFYGIPPKKSSTAIFSSKVIDESQVNDICKLYKELDRLEINGGANADDPSKPPFAVFSPTKDQEKLQEAILLLLLRQYQQNKEFISVLTVCYNQIDKIKRTNLELVHKQYQIQQQQQQHQYPLQQPSSLIQSQIDHLTQINSSIETQHVALANLAKQLESIQEKIYEGDIFGLRKRQQQERELERNFNNNISQQAHSLFSKFLKESTYLQYINDSILEKAKKLVVTQALSNNTKIQRVLASFSHNNSPQLQETKLPSISQSISQQQQQSQQQQQQVQQQPQQAQQQVQLPQTQQQQQQAQQQQAQQQQAQQQQAQQQQQHHQQQQAQQQQAQQAQQQQEQQQQAQQQAQQQQAQQQQQQAQQQHHQQQQAQQQQQQAQQVQQQQAQQQQLNRSLQNNKNTTQHPQQNLIPFVPVSPSNRFIGTDQNRSPQSSPTFGSISDALHKFNPSFITPISEIAPQSQNRIVAPQSPPSPPVQNQQQQNQQQQQQQQQQQQQQQQQQQQQQQQQQQQQQAQQQAQQQQQAQQQQQQQQQLAAQQQQQNNQQYQQYQQKFYQYQLNLQQQQQQANNNNNNNNNNNNNNNNNNNNNNNNNNNNNNNNNNNNNNSNNNNTAASSSSSSPIIRTEIPIIYSTGNSLMEIEKRLRIKVHEAWKEFNEIAERRNKSTYTGPVLLLTWVDPEKERLKQLKLEEEARIRKEKIKRRKLLKQQKKERKLELKRLQKLERLKKNNIGEVEIDSNNNNNNNNNNNNNNTNNNNSNNTSEEKSTDKKRKLETEEEKDDGKKQKVRPPQQPQPPLQQTGIPAISFTKRKVDDSSNNNTPPPVDIDLNDHSSTQKQPPIQKPQLIQQPSKSSLSSIPSTINKPLTGGATTITNKTTTTIPSRISTATSTTSSYKPPTTTTITTTTITTPPTTTTTTTTRSGTIVPPSKLAKPLGRPTPQVPISSSSKLVDIEPPIKSAPLPISTSKTQTSTSNPSSTSSPSLTSYSSTKSPSKSSSSSSSSKSSSSTSSNKTPKKTTPTPSEEGKDFIDDNVFNSDIYQTEIDEKDSGNIFNVERILDKRVKNGKTEYHIKWEGYPMEDSTWEAKEDCFCYEIIALFEKEYAKRNKNKK from the exons atgtttccatcaaataaaaatttacttCAATtgtcacaacaacaacacaaaCAATcgattcaacaacaacaacaacaaatacaccAAGTTCAACAAGCGCATCAAATTcgacaacaacaagcacaaCAAGCTCAACAAAATGCATTCAATATTCAATATAAAGATCTTACACCACAACAGAAAGAACTTTTAAAAGTTCATAATTCTATAGTGAGTGATCTTAATAATCAtaccaacaataataatttaaataaatcctcatcatcaattcaaaaaaaaccacaacaacaaaaacagcAACAAGCACAAACACAACAAGCACAaacacaacaacagcaacatctacatcaacagcaacaacaccTTAACAATCAACTTTtccagcaacaacaacaagcacaacaacaggcacaacaacaagctcaacaacaacaagctcaacaacaacaagctcaacaacaacaagctctacaacaacaaggtcaacaacaacaacctcaacaaccaAGACCATTGCACAGTAGTTATATACCATCAGTTTATATTCAAGCAAAACAAGTTGTTAATGAAATAGTGGTAAACTTTGATGAGGATATGCAAAATATATTAGGTGCTACATGTTTGgactatttaaatataaattttaattttgaacaaTTAGTTGATCATATATTATCATCAGAACCAACAGATTACTTTGGAATATTGGGTATTAAATATTCGTTTGCATGTCaatcaacaataaaaaatgcATTTAATACTATTTTGGCTATAATAGGACAAAATAATGTTAAACCAAGATATAGAGAAGCTCATACAAGAGTTTTAATTGCAtat gATAAAATAAACTCAGATACTAAAAAATTAGCAGCAGTTTTTTCTCACAAAGTTACATGTCCAAATTGTAAGCAGTATTGTTTTATATCTGAAGgtgttgataaatttttGGCACATTATGTGGCAACTTGTCATTCTTGTAGTAAAAAT tttcttTATCAATCATGTTATTATTGTAAAGCAAGTTATTCAATACCAGAATCACCAAAATCAGTATCAGGATCATGTGTATGTGTAATTTGTAGGGAGACAATTTATATTAGTACTTGGTATGAGAGAAGAACACGCATTGCATCAGAGGTTCAAACATTTTATAAACAAAAGAGATATAGAgctgaagaaattaaattattattgacaaaattaacaaattgGAGAAAAACTAAATTGGCAGAATGTATAATTGCATTGGAATCAATTCATCCATTCGAAAAGAGTCCAGAGTTTTATGAATTCTATGGTATACCACCAAAGAAATCATCAACAGCTATTTTCAGCTCTAAAGTGATCGATGAGAGTCAAGTGAATGATATTTGTAAATTGTATAAAGAGTTGGATAGATTGGAAATTAATGGTGGTGCAAATGCAGATGATCCAAGTAAACCACCATTCGCTGTATTCTCTCCAACTAAAGATCAAGAGAAACTTCAAGAAGCCATACTTTTGCTATTGCTTAGACAGTATCAACagaataaagaatttattagTGTATTGACTGTTTGTTATAatcaaattgataaaataaaacgtACCAATTTAGAATTGGTTCATAAACAAtaccaaattcaacaacaacaacaacaacaccaatacCCACTTCAACAACCAAGCAGTTTGATACAATCACAGATCGACCATTTGACTCAGATTAATTCATCGATTGAGACACAACATGTGGCATTGGCAAACCTTGCAAAACAATTAGAGTCAATACAAGAGAAAATCTATGAGGGTGATATATTTGGTTTGAGAAAaagacaacaacaagaaagaGAACTCGAaagaaatttcaataataatatctctCAACAGGCTCATTcacttttttcaaaattcttAAAAGAATCAACTTATTTACAATAtataaatgattcaattttagaaaaagcaaaaaaattAGTAGTCACTCAAGCTCTCTCTAACAATACCAAAATTCAAAGAGTATTGGCCTCTTTTTCTCATAATAATTCACCACAACTACAAGAAACTAAATTACCATCAATTAGTCAATCAATtagtcaacaacaacaacaatctcaacaacaacaacaacaagttcaacaacaaccGCAACAAGCTCAACAACAGGTCCAACTACCACAAacacaacagcaacagcaacaagcTCAACAGCAACAAGCTCAACAGCAACAAGCCCAACAGCAAcaagcacaacaacaacaacaacaccaccaacagcaacaagctcaacaacaacaagcccaacaagcacaacaacaacaagaacaacaacaacaagcacaacaacaggcacaacaacaacaggcacaacaacaacaacaacaggctcaacaacaacaccaccaacaacaacaagcacaacaacaacaacaacaggcACAACaagtacaacaacaacaagcacaacaacaacaattgaatAGAAGCCtacaaaacaacaaaaatacaACACAACATCCTCAACAAAATCTAATACCATTTGTACCAGTGAGCCCATCAAATAGATTTATTGGAACAGATCAAAATAGGTCACCACAATCATCTCCAACATTTGGTTCAATTTCTGATGCACTTCATAAATTTAATCCAAGTTTTATTACACCGATTAGTGAAATTGCTCCACAATCTCAAAATAGAATTGTGGCACCACAATCTCCTCCATCACCACCTGtacaaaaccaacaacaacaaaatcaacaacaacaacaacaacaacaacaacaacaacaacaacaacaacaacaacaacaacaacaacaacaacaacaacaacaacaacaacaagcacaacaacaagcacaacaacagcaacaagcacaacaacagcagcaacaacaacagcaactagcagcacaacaacaacaacaaaacaatcaacaatatcaacaatacCAACAAAAATTCTACCAATACCAACTAAacctacaacaacaacaacaacaagctaataataataataataataataataataataataataataataataataataataataataataataataataataataataataataataataataataataataataataatagtaataataataatacagcagcatcatcatcatcatcatcaccaataatAAGAACAGAAATTCCAATAATATATAGTACTGGGAATTCATTGATGGAGATTGAAAAAAGACTCAGAATCAAAGTTCATGAAGCATGGAAAGAGTTTAATGAAATAGCAGAGAGAAGAAATAAATCAACTTATACAGGTCCAGTTTTATTATTGACATGGGTTGATccagaaaaagaaagattaaaacaattgaaacttGAAGAGGAAGCTCGtattagaaaagaaaaaataaagagaAGAAAGTTAttgaaacaacaaaaaaaagaaagaaaactAGAATTAAAACGTTTACAAAAATTAGAAAGacttaaaaagaataatattgGAGAAGTTGAAattgatagtaataataataataacaataacaataataataacaataataatactaataataataatagcaacaaCACCAGTGAAGAGAAATCAACTGATAAAAAGAGAAAGCTTGAGACAGAAGAGGAAAAAGATGATggtaaaaaacaaaaagtgagaccaccacaacaaccacaaccaccactcCAACAAACTGGCATACCTGCTATTTCATTTACAAAGAGAAAGGTTGATGAtagtagcaataataatacaccGCCACCGGTTGATATTGATCTTAATGATCATTCATCCACACAAAAGCAACCACCAATACAAAAACCACAGCTTATTCAACAACCATCAAAATCGTCTTTATCTTCAATACCTTCCACTATAAACAAACCATTAACTGGTGGAGCTACAACAATAACgaataaaacaacaaccacaattcCATCAAGAATATCAACAgcaacttcaacaacttcTTCATATaaaccaccaacaacaacgacaataacaacaacgacaataacaacaccaccaacaacaacaacaacaacaacaacaagatcaGGGACAATTGTACCACCTAGTAAATTGGCCAAACCACTTGGTAGACCTACACCTCAAGTACCgatttcttcatcttcaaaaCTAGTGGATATAGAACCACCAATTAAATCTGCTCCATTACCAATATCAACTTCAAAAACTCAAACTTCCACCTCAAATCCatcttcaacatcatcaccatctttaACTTCATATTCTTCCACTAAATCACCAAGtaaatcttcttcatcttcctCTTCCTCAAAAAGCTCATCATCtacatcatcaaataaaacaCCAAAGAAAACAACGCCAACCCCTTCTGAAGAAGGAAAAGATtttattgatgataatgtGTTTAACTCTGATATCTACCAAACcgaaattgatgaaaaagaCTCtggtaatattttcaatgttGAGAGAATCTTGGATAAACGTgttaaaaatggtaaaacaGAGTATCACATTAAATGGGAGGGTTATCCAATGGAAGATTCCACATGGGAAGCAAAAGAGGATTGTTTCTGTTATGAAATTATTGCTCTCTTTGAAAAGGAATATGCCAAAaggaataaaaataaaaaataa